The Candidatus Brocadiaceae bacterium genome includes the window AGATTAAAAAAACCATGCCAGCCGTCACAGAGAGGTTGTGTCCTGGAAGGGAAGGTTACCTTTATCGATATCCAATTGGATCGTGAACAGAAAAAGGATGGTAAAAAGAAAGGTGAATAAAATGGTAAAGTTAGATCCCATCATAGAATCCAGAGAGGACCACAGAAAGATAAGGGATGAACTATTTAACTTAATTGACGCGTTACAATCAAAGGATATCGTTACGGCAAGAAAGATACTTGATAGAATAAATGCGCTTGTTGGCCCGCATTTTCGTTATGAAGAAGATGCACTTTATCCTGCTCTCCGCTTGTTTTTGGGAGGATATGTCGACCAGCTACTCAAGGAAAATGAAGGTGTCATCACTACAGCACGTTCCTGTTCCGGGTTATTAAATAAGAAAGATATCCTTACAAGTGAAGAGGCAAATCAAGCATTGAAGTTGGCAAGGACACTTTTAATTCACGTCTCAAACTGTGACGGCTTATCTATATTTTCTGAAAGGTTGGACAAAAAAATAATTGACAATTTAAGCAAAAATCTTTCTGTAGCAAGAATGTTCGATGTGCCTTTGTTAGACTGGGCTGAAATTATCAAAAAGAAATAAAATAAATCCTGAGACCGAAAGAAAGCGAAGGAAGTGTTAACCCTGACAGGGTTTGGAACCCTGTCAGGGTTGTTTTGTTCACCGCTGACCTCAGACCTGAGCGGTCACAAAAAATCAGGAATGCTCCCCATTTATTATGGATTTTCTCTTGTTTTCGCAATCGTATCATGAGGCAGAGAGGTAAATGGCTTTTTTACCTGGATATTGAGCTAATTTTTTGAAAACAATCGTATCTTCAAGTCTATTTTTTTCATGGAAAATTATATTCTGACTCAATCGCTCGAAAGTTGTTTTTCCATGAATTAAAAAGAAATGTGATTTCGTCAAAAAGGAGAATTAAAAATATGTGCAATAAAACAAATGTGCTCAAATTTTTTTATCTGTTTTTATCTGTTGGAGTGTTATTTTTGAGCGCCATGGGTACACAGGCTCATGAGCCGCGTGAAGAGGAAAAACAACACCAGATCGATGAAAAGCCAGGTCCAACAATAACAGCGCAGAATCAAATGTGCGCCGAATGCCATAAAAATCTAACGCCCGCTCTGGTAATGGAATGGGAACGGTCACGTCACGCTCAGGAAGGGGTAGGGTGTGTTGATTGTCACAAGGCTAATAAGGGAGAGATAGACGCCTGGCAGCATATGGGGGCTTTGATCTCTACCTTGGTTACACCCAAAGACTGCTCAAATTGTCATGCAAAGGAGTATAAAGAATTTTCAAGAAGTCATCATGCAAAAGCCGGTGAAATCTTTGCCAGTCTTGATAATGTGCTTGCAGAGAAGGTTATCGGCCTTCCGGACAATAATGCCGATGCCGTTAACGGTTGCTGGCAATGCCATGGAAGTATAATCAAGTTTAAGCGTGATGATGCGGGTGAAATAGTACGGGAAAAAGGGCGCCCGGTAATTGATCCTGAAACATGGCCAAACAGCGGAATAGGCCGGTTAAATCCGGATGGGTCAAAAGGTTCGTGTCATGCTTGCCACTCGAGGCATTCATTTGAGGCAAAATTGTCCAGAGCGCCTGAAAATTGTGGTAAGTGTCACATGGGTCCTGATCATCCGCAAATAGAAATTTACGGAGAATCTAAGCATGGAATTGCATATACCGCCAATATTGGTCACATGGCAATGGATAAAGAAGGCAGCTGGGTGTTGGGAAAGGATTACTCAGCCGCTCCAACGTGTACTACCTGCCATATCAGCAGCTATATGACATCGGAAGGACAGTACAATGCCAGTAACCATGATGTTGGCGAACGAATTAGCTGGACGCTTCGACCGGCAGTCAGCACAAAAATAAATATCGTGATCTATGAAGATGGTTTTAAGGAAGATTATCCTGATAACCGTGAACTGCCTGAGATTGGCGAAAAAGTTCAGGTGATTGAAAAAATCGTGCAGGAAGAAAAGCTGGTCAGGAAAACCGTTCCAAAACGTGTTGTTAAAATTGTGACGTGGCAGGAACGGCGTGAGAAAATGAAGGGCGTATGCAGAAATTGCCATAATAAAACCCATGTCGACAATTTTTACCAGCAATTTGACAATTTTGTGAATCTCTACAACGAAAAATTTGCGAAACCTGCACAGGCAATGATGAATGCCCTGACTGATGATGAAATCTTAAATCCAAATGCCCCATTTGCACATGAAGTACAATGGGTTTTCTGGGAATTGTGGCATCATGAAGGCAGGAGGGCGCGGCATGGCGCAAGTATGATGGGACCTGATTATGCTCACTGGCATGGAATGTATGAGGTGGCAAAACACTATTATATGAAATTTTTACCTGCGGTAATTAAGGCCGCTGCCCAAAAGAGTGATGAGATGAAGATGAAATACGAACAAAAAATTGAGAAATTGCTGGAGCGGGAAGAACACTTGTGGATGAAGGGTCTTTCAGAAGAAGAACTGGAAGTAATAAAGACTGCATATAAAAATCGTTATAATGAATGAACCGGTTGCTGCCAAGAGCAGTGCGAGGGGGTGAAAAATGGATAACGTATGAACAAACATTCTTGATAGAGCAAGGTTGACATGAAATTCAAAAAATTAACAGGTCAAATAAAAATACCTGTTATCGGTCTCGGGACATGGGCTATTGGCGGAAAAAACGAAGCGGATACCACGCAGGATAATAAAAATATTTCTGCAATAAAGACGGCAATTCAACTGGGAATAACATTTATTGATACCGCAGAAGCGTATGCAAAAGGCCACACAGAAGAACTGATTGGAAAGGCGATTCAGTATTTCGATCGAAAAAGCCTGTTTATTACTTCGAAAGTTTCTCCTGAACACCTGAAATATAATGACCTTTGGCAGGGATGTCCGCCAGATAAAGTGTTGTCCCGGGGCTGATTTTTCACCATTTGGCCTCCAGCGGACGTTGCCATTGGCAACGGCATTGGAAAAAGCATTTCGCGGGCTGCCCACCCCAATGAAGTTCAAGGCGAGTGTTTCCGGCTGTCCAAACTGTTGCGCAAACACCAAATTGAATGATTTTGGACTTCACGGAACCATGGACGGATGGAATATTTTCATTGGCGGCAAGATGGGAACGGCTCCTGTCATTGCCCGTGAACTCGCATCAGGAGTACAGCCTGATGATGTTCCAAAGTACCTGGCGGCGGTACTGAGGATTTACAGAAAGGTGGCTCAACCAAATGAGAGGCTTACAAAAACTATTTCCCGCGTTGGTTTTGATGTATTCAGGGCAGATGTTTTATCAATGCTCGACGCTCCATTCGATGATCTGATAAAGATTGCGAAGGAGGCCCGAGAAAAAGCTGAAGCTTCCCATTGCATCGATTCTTTAAAAAACGGGAGCATTCCCAATTTTTTGTAATTGTTCAGGTTTGAGGTTCAGTGATGACCAAAACAACCCTGACAGGGTTTGGAACCCTGTCAGGGTTAACATTCCCTTTCCATTGTGGTCGTTTATCGTACATTTCATAAAAATGTAACGGTGTGAATTATAAAAGCCACTGGATTTTGACTTACCTGTCATCTAATAGTAAAAAGTGTGTAAGGGTCCCATGAAATAAAATATCCAACTTCCAAAATAGGCAAAACAAAGCAGTGTGGCCCAGAATAACGTTAAAAAGGCATCGTACCTAACGTTTTTTGTATAGACGGCAATGCCTTTTATTGACAGACTGATTATTCCTGAATTAATGAGAAAATCGTTGGTGCCGGAAGGCCCGTAATAACCCACGTAATTGATAAGTATGCCGATTATGCCACTGATGAATATCGTAGCGAATAGTTCTTCTTTTGCAATCATGATACAGACAACAATGAAAAAATGAGATGCTGTTGATATCAATATAGCATAAAAACCTCTGTAATATTCATACGAACTGACAATGTAAATGAAAAGGGTCACAAACAACGCAAAATCACTATTCATTTTTTTACGATAAAGATGCAGCAGCAGACAGCTTGGGAGGAAGTATTTAAAAATATCGTTGTCGCTCCAATACCCAAGAAAAAGGGCAAAAATACCAACAAAACACACAAATGTCATCAAAAAAATCACTTCGTCCGTGTGGCCGGTTGATAAACACCATAAGGCTAAAAGGAAAATGATAATGGATTGACCGTTGTCAATAATTCCTTGAGCCAGAAGACATTATTATGCACATATAGCAGGTATTTAATGATATTAAGCAGAAATTCCATTTCATTCCCTTTATGAAAAAAAATTCATATTATCCCATATAGGTTAAAAAAAAAAAGGAATTAAATTTTTCTTTAAAAATTGTTTAAACATTTTGTCTCAAAAAAAGGTTCCAACACTGCCAATACACATTTGAAATGTATTGTCTATAAATATGAGAAACGGTAACAACATATTTATGTGGCTTTTTGTGCTGATTGGCATTGGCTGATAATGATCAATCGAAAGGGCATCCTTAAAGTATTTTGATAAGGATTAAGAACTTGTCCCTGCGCGGTGTGTGCTTTTACGGATGGTTTGTTCAGTCGGTGTGAGGAATTTTCTATTAAACAGCATCTTTGTTGCCTCCGGCAACAGAAGCCATAAAAAAAATCGCTCAATTAAGGTTGTCATTTTTCCGAAAGAGATTTTCTGTTTCTTTGTGAAGGATTTTCAGTAAACCGGTAATGCCAAACATGGCGCGAATAAGCGCATAAACAATATAAACCAGATGCACAAAAACCTCTAGCATGATAAATGTTGAAGAAAGATATACATTCGTTTGCATCGTTTCAATAGTTAAGAGAAACCTGTTTACAATGTTTGAAATGAGAAATAAAACTGTTGCGTGAAATAATTTTTCACCATGTTAAAAAGAATATTCTTCATCATGAATTAGTCCCTTTTGTAAATCTGCTGATATAAAACAGGTATCCGTCAATGAGGTTACAGAAATTTTCGTTACGTTCTTTGATGCTATATCAATTTTCCTGATGTACGGTATTAAGATTAGCCGATTTTTGACTGTTGCATTTTAGCTCGAACCAGTCTGATTTCTTCGTATGAAAAATCGTCTCCGAGCAGTTCTTTTACCGGCGTTAATGCGGTTAAGCCCAGCTTGTGGAAGGCAGCGTGAATGTGTTGTTGTTTTTCCTGGTTGATAAAACGGTCTACAGAGATGTCTTCTCCCTCAAGCATCAACTTCTCCAGGTGTGTGACAATCGTTGAAGGCGCAAGTCCTCTCTTTTTGGCGATTTCCTCTATACTGAGATTTTGTCTGCAGAGTTCCAGAGTAATCTGTGTGGTAGGGGTTTTCATTTGTTTCATAGGTGATTGCTGATAGTTTGTGGAGTGTTGTTGTTTCGGTTGAATGGAGTGTTCCTTACAATAATCGATAATGTTCTGCAAAAAGGCTTCTCCGTATTTTTTTAATTTTTGTTCCCCTACACCGTTGATAGATCGTAAATCCTGTAAATTTTGCGGATACTGAGTGGCCATTTCTTTTAAACTGGTGTCATGGAAAATAATATAGGGGGGTACGGATTCCCGGTCGGCAATCGTCTTTCTTACGGTTTTCAACAGTTCAAACAGGATATTATCATACTCTCTCCTTCCTTCGTCCTTCCGTTTCTCCAATACCTTTTCGGGCCTTGTCAGAAACACCTTTTCGTTTTTCAGTAACACCGGTTTGCTTTTTTCCGTCAGTTTTAAGACGGGATAGGTGTCTCCCTCCATTCGTAAATAGTCCAGCTGGATCAGTTCGCGAATAAATGTTTGCCAGTGGGATTTTGCAGACTCTTTCCCGATGCCAAATGTTGTAAGGGTATCATGCCGGTTTTGTAGTATCCTCTGGTTTTTGGCGCCGAGGAGCACATCCACAATATAATGTATCCCAAATCGCTCATGTACCCTGTAGACGCATGATAGTATTTTTTGCGCCTGAATAGTGGCGTCAATTTTTTCCTTTGGCTCCAGACAGATATCGCAACTTCTGCAATTCTGCTCTTCATAGTGTTCGCCAAAATAGGAGAGTAATAATTTCCTCCGGCACACAGCGCCTTCGCAATACTGTATCAGCTCCCTCAATTGTCGGAATGCCAGCTGCCTTTCTCTTTCGTCCGTTTTCTGTTTAATGAAATATTCAATTTTTATCTTATCGCCATAGCTGAAAAACAATATGCAATCACTTTTTATGCCGTCCCTTCCCGCTCTGCCGGTTTCCTGATAATATCCCTCAATGCTCTTTGGCAAATCATAATGGATAACGTACCGTACGTTTGATTTGTCAATACCCATCCCAAAGGCAATAGTGGCAACAATAATATCAACGTCTTCCCGTATAAACCGTTCCTGGTTCTTCGTTCTTTCCTCTGATGATAATCCCGCATGGTACGGAAGGGCCCGAAATCCCTCAGAAAGAAGGTTTGAGGCAAGACTTTCAACGGTCTTACGGCTCTGGCAATAAATGATGCCCGAATCATTTTTTTTTCTTGTTATGTATTGGACGATATGGTGATACGCGTTTTCCTTGTGTCTTATTGCGTAAAACAGGTTTTTTCTATTGAAGCTTGCCGTAAATACCTTACAACCGGTTAGTTTTAATTGGGAAAGTATGTCGTTCTGGACAACAGGGGTAGCAGTAGCCGTCAATGCCATAACAGGTGTGTTCGGAAATGTTTGTTTCAATAAGCTCAACTGCCGGTACTCGGGACGGAAATCATGTCCCCATTCTGAAATGCAATGTGATTCGTCTATAGCAAAAAGGGATACATCGAGTTTCTGCAAAAATACAAAAAAATCGGTCATGAAAAGTCTTTCCGGCGCCAGGTAAAGAATCTTTATTTCCTTATGTAACAGGCGTTCTTTCCTTGAATTCGTTTCGTGGGAAGTGAGTGAACTGTTGATAAATGTTGCCGGAATGCCATTTGCGATTAATCCGTCAACCTGATCCTTCATTAAGGCAATCAGGGGAGAGATAACGACAGTAACCCCTTCCAGTAGCAATGCAGGGAGTTGATAACACAACGACTTTCCTCCTCCGGTCGGCATGAGGACGAAGGCATCCCTTCCGTTCAATGCCTCCTTGATGATATCTTCCTGAAGCGGGTAAAAATTTGTATAACCAAAAAATTTCTGTAGTGTGTTGTACATGATGACGAGATTGAATAGATAAAATGAAGAAGAAAGAAATGGTTAAGAATTTCGAGTTAGGCGCATCCTGCCTGCCTGTGCGAAGAAGCACGCAGACAGGCGCAACTCTTACAAAATGGCTCTAAAATGACTTTTCAAACAGAGCGGCCACCGGTGTGGAGAAACCTTCGAGGACGCCTTCTCCTTCCAGTATATCTTCGTTTGTGAGAAGTTTGTGTGGATATGGAGAATGATACACCGTAACGGTTTGTTCTTCCGGGTTGAGTACCCACGCCAACTTTGTGTCGTTCTCGAAATATTCTACAATTTTTTCGTGGATACCTTCCACGGTATCAGACGGAGAAAGTATTTCAACAGCCAGGTCAGGAGATCCTTTGAAAAAACCTGTTGGCAGCCGATCTGTTTTTTGTAATCGTTCCTTGCTTATAAAGGAGACATCGGGGCATCGAAGGTTTTCAGACTTCATCCAACAGCCCAGATCAGGGCCGCATATCACACCCGACTTATGTTCGGAAACAAACTTCTTTAATATAAAAATAACGTTTGCCCCGATAACCTCATGTTCAAATCCAGCTGGTACCATAGTAAATTCTCCATTGACGAGTTCATGCTTGTTTCCGTCTTTTGGCACCGTCATAATCATTTTTTCCGTCCAGTTTTTCATTGTTGCCAAATTAGCAGCCTCCTTAAGGTAGGATTAGATTTTCATGATTTTGAATTATTTGTTGTAATTCCTTCAGGTATTGTAAAAACAAATCAAATAAGCTGCAAAAATTTTGGTTTAACAGGTATGAACCTTTATGTACCGAAAAAAAGAATGGGAGAGTTTTTATGATTTTTGGAGAAATGTTTCATACATTTCCACATCTTCCTTGCTGCCGATGATGAGCGGGACCTTTTGATGGAGTTCTTTTGCTTCGATATCCAGAATGCGTTCCGTCCCTGTGGATGCCTTGCCGCCTGCCTGCTCCACAATGAAGGCAAGAGGCGCCGCCTCATATAATAGCCTTAGTTTTGCCTTTGGCTTTGCCTGGTCTTTGTAATCTTTCGGGTACAGGAAGATGCCGCCATAAAGCAGGTTTCGATGGAAGTCTGCCACCAGTGAGCCGATGTATCTCAACGAGTAGGGTCGTCCCGTCGCGGCATCCTTTTCCTTCAGATAGGAAATATATTTTCGTGTATTTTCGTCCCAGGTGTTTGTATTTCCTTCATTGATACTGTAGGTCTTTCCCCTGGAAGGGATCTGAATATTTTCATGGGAGAGAAGAAATTCTCCGATGCCGGGGTCAAGGGTGAAACCATGTACGCCATGTCCGGTGGTATATACCAACATAGTGCTGGAGCCATAAACGATATATCCTGCCGCAACTTGTTCCATCCCCTTTCTGAGGCAATCTTCAAGTGCCCCTTCTACTCCGGGCGTCTTCTTTCGATAAATGGAAAATATGGTTCCCACACTGACATTTGCATCAATATTTGATGATCCGTCAAGAGGGTCAAACATAAGGACATAGTTTCCCTTCGGATGCTTGTTCGGTATCGGGATAAATTCCTCATTTTCTTCTGATGCCATCGCACAGAGATGCCCGCCATGGTCCATCGCATGAATAATCACTTCATTGGAATAGATATCCAGCTTTTTTACCGCCTCCCCGTGGACGTTCTTCTTCCCTGTAAGGCCTAAAATATTGGCAAGGCCGGCCATGTTTACTTCTCGCGAAATAATCTTTGCCGCAATGGTTAAATCCCACAGAAGGCTCGTGAAAGTCCCGGTTGCCTCCGGGTGTTCCTTCTCCTGTTCCACAATATGCCGCTGAACGGTAACAATTTTTCTGTTACTCATGGCAATGGCTCCTCTAAAAGCATAAACGAAATTTAACTCCTGCCACCTAAAAGGTGGTAGTTTGAGGCACAAAGGCACAGAGTATCAAAGGCATAAAGTTTTCATAGATTTCTCCATGTCTTTTTGCCTTTGCCGCTTTGTGCCTTTCTATGGAGTATCATCGAACTAAAGTCTTCGCCTGAAGGCGAGGGTTTTTCTCCCGGTCAACGAATGAGACAAAAACAAAATTTATTGTACCTGCCTGATGAGTAATGTCAATGATTATCCATTGTATCAGCTACATTATTTTGCTAATGTTTTTTACAAAAATATTCCTTGATTCAGTATTGCAGAAACGGTATTTTTTGGACATTGAGTCTGTTTATCATACATGCTGATGTTCAAAATTTTTCAAAATGAGAAATGATGCGTTCCTTATTATTACCCCTTTTAACAGAAGCTGATCCTATTAATTCAAGTGAAGGTTCAATTGACCCTCTTGGCCTCTACGCAATTGCGGATTCTTTGGGGGTAAAATTAGCTCCTGGTGTAAGAGAAAGACAAAGTCATCCGCGATTTCTTACTGCGATTGCGGTAGGACAGGTCATTTGTTCCCAATTTGACAAGGATATGATTTCAGAAGATGGTATCAGTGAACCATGGCAGGTGTATGAATGGTATCTTGTAGAAGGACTGATAAGAACACTCAGTAATAGTAATGAGGTTCAGGGGTTGCCGGGAAGAGATAAGGCGAAGAGAGCAATTAGCGATCATGTACCTTTGAATGCAAGCCGGTATTTAAAAACACCCTCTGTATTTGGTTTTCATGGCGTATACAGAATACTTGCAGACAAGATTGGTTGTTCCAAGATAGAGGTGATTTCAGAACTGGAAAAAATGGGAAACAGGTTTTTTGATATTGATTCACCATTACGCAAGGAGTGTGATAATGAGATTTTCAATATAATCAAGAAATACCCTGCGCTTCGTGAACAGTCAGGGGTAATTATTGATATTGTGCGGAGATTCCTGAGAACACCATCTTTCTTAGTGAGATATTTTCCGTTAAAGGATTTGAATCAACAACGAGATGTCACTGGTGTTTTCAAAAACTCTGATGACTCAGGTTTATCTTTATATACTGTTTTGGATGATTTCTTACGGTTTCTCGTCGAGCGTTGTGGAGAAAGTGAAAGGATACTTTATCTGGAGGCTGTTGATAACATACAAACGGGATCAATCATGGGGGCTGATGTTCATAAAATCTATAGTGAAGATGAAATACAGGGAGAACGCTCTGAAAGACTTGTGCCTAATGTGAGACTTGTGAATGGGCAGATAAAACAAGAAACAAGAAAAAAATTAATGCTTACCTTTAATACACCGTTTTATCCGGAAATTTTAATAGCATCGAGTGTCATGTCTGAAGGGGTAGATCTTCATTTGAATTGTCGTCATGTCATACATCACGATCTCTGCTGGAATCCAAGCACATTAGAGCAAAGGACGGGACGGATTGACAGAATAGGTGCAAAGGTCGAGCGTTGTGGTAAACCGCTTCTTGTTTATCTGCCTTACATAGCCGAAACACAAGATGAAAAAATGTTCCGGGTGGTATTGGATCGCGAACGCTGGTTCAAAGTAGTTATGGGAGAGCAATATAAAACAGACGCTTATACAACAGACAAACTTTCAGAAAGAATCCTCTTTCCCCAATCAGCCGCTGACCATTTAGCTTTTAGACTGGAAATTTAGTTATTTAT containing:
- a CDS encoding hemerythrin domain-containing protein, giving the protein MVKLDPIIESREDHRKIRDELFNLIDALQSKDIVTARKILDRINALVGPHFRYEEDALYPALRLFLGGYVDQLLKENEGVITTARSCSGLLNKKDILTSEEANQALKLARTLLIHVSNCDGLSIFSERLDKKIIDNLSKNLSVARMFDVPLLDWAEIIKKK
- a CDS encoding aldo/keto reductase — protein: MKFKKLTGQIKIPVIGLGTWAIGGKNEADTTQDNKNISAIKTAIQLGITFIDTAEAYAKGHTEELIGKAIQYFDRKSLFITSKVSPEHLKYNDLWQGCPPDKVLSRG
- the recQ gene encoding DNA helicase RecQ — protein: MYNTLQKFFGYTNFYPLQEDIIKEALNGRDAFVLMPTGGGKSLCYQLPALLLEGVTVVISPLIALMKDQVDGLIANGIPATFINSSLTSHETNSRKERLLHKEIKILYLAPERLFMTDFFVFLQKLDVSLFAIDESHCISEWGHDFRPEYRQLSLLKQTFPNTPVMALTATATPVVQNDILSQLKLTGCKVFTASFNRKNLFYAIRHKENAYHHIVQYITRKKNDSGIIYCQSRKTVESLASNLLSEGFRALPYHAGLSSEERTKNQERFIREDVDIIVATIAFGMGIDKSNVRYVIHYDLPKSIEGYYQETGRAGRDGIKSDCILFFSYGDKIKIEYFIKQKTDERERQLAFRQLRELIQYCEGAVCRRKLLLSYFGEHYEEQNCRSCDICLEPKEKIDATIQAQKILSCVYRVHERFGIHYIVDVLLGAKNQRILQNRHDTLTTFGIGKESAKSHWQTFIRELIQLDYLRMEGDTYPVLKLTEKSKPVLLKNEKVFLTRPEKVLEKRKDEGRREYDNILFELLKTVRKTIADRESVPPYIIFHDTSLKEMATQYPQNLQDLRSINGVGEQKLKKYGEAFLQNIIDYCKEHSIQPKQQHSTNYQQSPMKQMKTPTTQITLELCRQNLSIEEIAKKRGLAPSTIVTHLEKLMLEGEDISVDRFINQEKQQHIHAAFHKLGLTALTPVKELLGDDFSYEEIRLVRAKMQQSKIG
- the fbp gene encoding class 1 fructose-bisphosphatase, with translation MSNRKIVTVQRHIVEQEKEHPEATGTFTSLLWDLTIAAKIISREVNMAGLANILGLTGKKNVHGEAVKKLDIYSNEVIIHAMDHGGHLCAMASEENEEFIPIPNKHPKGNYVLMFDPLDGSSNIDANVSVGTIFSIYRKKTPGVEGALEDCLRKGMEQVAAGYIVYGSSTMLVYTTGHGVHGFTLDPGIGEFLLSHENIQIPSRGKTYSINEGNTNTWDENTRKYISYLKEKDAATGRPYSLRYIGSLVADFHRNLLYGGIFLYPKDYKDQAKPKAKLRLLYEAAPLAFIVEQAGGKASTGTERILDIEAKELHQKVPLIIGSKEDVEMYETFLQKS
- a CDS encoding Uma2 family endonuclease, translated to MKNWTEKMIMTVPKDGNKHELVNGEFTMVPAGFEHEVIGANVIFILKKFVSEHKSGVICGPDLGCWMKSENLRCPDVSFISKERLQKTDRLPTGFFKGSPDLAVEILSPSDTVEGIHEKIVEYFENDTKLAWVLNPEEQTVTVYHSPYPHKLLTNEDILEGEGVLEGFSTPVAALFEKSF